From the genome of Candidatus Flexicrinis proximus:
ATGTCTGGCTGCTCTGGCGCGTCATCGTCCCTAACTTGACGCCGTAGAACAATCGTGCTAACTTCTGCCTAACGGCAGAACAGTTTCCAGTTATCAGTTCCCAGTTCAGACTCCTCTGGTCGGGAATTGTCCTTGTACTGGCAACTGGTTACTGGGCACTGGAAACCCCTTATGTCCCTCGAGTTCAACAAACTTCTCCTTCAGGTCGAAAAGATGGGCGCGATGGTCTCGCACCTCGACTTCAACCTGACCGACCGGCTCGACCTTGCCACCGAGCGCTTTGCCGCCGCCGGCGATCTTGATGCCATCCGCGCCAAAATCGACTATGTGCGCGGCCCGGACATCAGCGGCTATCGCGGTGCCGCCCCCCTCGATGGGCCGAACGCCGAGTCGATCAATTATATTTATGACGCCCCGCCGCCGCCCGAATACGCCACCCTCATCGCCGCCGACGGCTCGCAGGTCTACCCGAACGAGCAGTCCCCGGTCCACTACTATCTGCTCAATATCGGCATGTTCATCTATCAGCACGGTCAGGACCACGTCCCGCAGACCATCACTGTCCCGACCCTCGTCTACCACAAAGACCTCGTCCACGATGCCAACCGGCAGATTATCAGTAACCGCACGGTCGACGCGCGCCGCACCGTCACGGAAATGCAGCTTCTGGCCCAGCAAGCCTGGGCGCTTCATCGCAATGGCGCCCGTGATCCGCTCATCACGCTCTACGACAACCACCTGCTGTTCTGGGCTGGCTCGGACGTCACCGGCGGCGACCAGATCCTGCGCGACTATCAGATCGGCATGGGCCAGCTCCGCGACGCCGACGCCATCCTCGCCGGCTATGTAGACTCGCCGTCGCGCAGCCGTGTCGTCCTTCGCCTGCTCTATCTCAACAGCCTGATCGACGAAGCCGACATCAAAGCGCACGAGAAGGAACTGGCAACCGGCGGCGACCTCGAAGGCCTGCGTGATACACACTTGTTCAACCATGTCCTCGAACCCGGCCAGCGCAGCGCCATCATGGTTCAGAACTCGCCGCGCAACCTCGCCTATCGCCAGAAGAACGCCAGCTTCGAGATCGCCTTTTTCTATATCAAAGTCTTTAACGGCTATGCCAATGCCATCGCCCGTATCGACATTCCCATGTGGGTCGCCCGTGACCGTACCGCCGTCGACTCGCTTCACGCCA
Proteins encoded in this window:
- a CDS encoding DNA double-strand break repair nuclease NurA — encoded protein: MSLEFNKLLLQVEKMGAMVSHLDFNLTDRLDLATERFAAAGDLDAIRAKIDYVRGPDISGYRGAAPLDGPNAESINYIYDAPPPPEYATLIAADGSQVYPNEQSPVHYYLLNIGMFIYQHGQDHVPQTITVPTLVYHKDLVHDANRQIISNRTVDARRTVTEMQLLAQQAWALHRNGARDPLITLYDNHLLFWAGSDVTGGDQILRDYQIGMGQLRDADAILAGYVDSPSRSRVVLRLLYLNSLIDEADIKAHEKELATGGDLEGLRDTHLFNHVLEPGQRSAIMVQNSPRNLAYRQKNASFEIAFFYIKVFNGYANAIARIDIPMWVARDRTAVDSLHAMIIDQCRMQGRTPYPYALTRADELALVSGKDKRKLEEMIRMELQKQGIQPGQATPKVQSKRAARSEKRAYQTAFVPKPAGR